TCGGACGGCCAGGAGACCGCGTCGCTGCCGGTCCCCGCGCGCTTCCAGGTCGCGCCGGCCGGTCAGGCGACCGGCAACGCGACCCTCGAGTCGCTCGCCGTCAGCCCCGACGGCTTCTCCCTGTACGCCGGGATGGAGGGCCCGCTCAGCCCCGACGGCGCGGACGCCGCCGGCCGCAACAACAACCGCATCATCCGGTACGCCGGCTGGCCGGGCCACGGCTACAAGCCGGTCGCCCAGCTCGCGTACAAGACCGACCCGGGCCTGAGCCTGGTCGAGCTGGCTGTGGTCGGCCGCAACCAACTCGTGTCGATGGAGCGCACGTTCGTCGCGGGCGTCGGCAACACCATCCGGGTCTTCTCCGTCTCCACCAAGCGCGCCCCGGACGTCAGCAAGCGCGAGTCGATCGCGACCGCGCCCGCCAAGGACTTCGTCCAGAAGAAGCTGCTGTTCGACCTGGTCGACTGCCCGCCGTCCGGCGCGGTCGCCAAGCAGCCGCAGCCGAACCCGCTGCTGGACAACGTCGAGGCCCTCGCGCTCGGCGGGTACCTGCCCGGGGGCCGCCGCCAGCTCTTCCTGCTGTCGGACGACAACGACGGCGCGACCCAGATCACCCGGCTGTACTCGCTGGCCGTCGACCTGCACTGAGTCCTGTGACTGGCGGGGACAGTGGTGAACGGGTGACAATCTGTGGATGCGCGTGATCGTGGTGGGTGCCGGCGTGATCGGGCTGAGCTCGGCGGTCCGGCTGGCTGAGGCCGGGTACGACGTCGGGGTGTTCGCGCGGGACCTGCCGCTGGAGACGACATCGGCGGTCGCGGCCGCGATCTGGTACCCGTTCCTGTCGGCTCCGGCGGAGCGGGTCGCCGGGTGGGCCCGGACGACGTACGGCGAGCTGGTGGAACTGGCCCGGAACGAGCCGTCGGTGCAGCTGCGGCGCGGCCAGGAGTACCTGACCCAGTCGACGCCGGTCCCCGGCTGGGCGGACGTGCTCACCGACTTCGAGCGGGTCGGAGTGCCGCCGAAGGGGTTCAAGGACGGCTGGTCGTTCACCACTCCGGTGGTCGAGATGCCGCTCTACCTGCAGTACCTGGTCAAGCGGCTGGAGGCCGCCGGCGGGTCGCTGACCCGTGCCGCGCTCTCAGCTCTGCCGAACACGGCTGACGTCGTCGTGAACTGCGCGGGCCTCGGCTCCCGGCTCACCGCTGGAGACCCGACCGTCACGCCCGTCCGCGGGCAGGTGCTGACCGTTGAGCAGTTCGGCCTGACCGAGTGGCTGCTGGCCGACGAGAGCCCGACCGACCTCACGTACGTCGTACCGCGGTCCAAGGACATCGTCATCGGTGGCACCAGCCAGCCCGACAGCTGGGACCTGGCTGTCCGGCCCGACACCGCCGAGGCGATCCTCGACCGGGCAGCCGTGCACATCCCGCAGCTCAAGCAGGCCAAGATCATCAAGCACCGCGTCGGTCTGCGCCCAGCTCGTCCGGCGGTCCGCTGCGAGAGCGTGCGCGTCGGCGACCAGACCGTCGTGCACTGCTACGGCCACGGCGGCTCCGGCGTCACCCTGTCGTGGGGCTGCGCCGACGAGGTGCTGGCGCTAGTCAAGAACGCCTAACACCTGGCAGAGCAGGTCCAGCGCTCCGGAGTACGAGTGGTCCGGCGGCGTGCCGTACCCGACGACGAGCGCCTGGCGGGTCGAGTTGCCGTGGAAGTGGTACGCGTTCAGATTGGCGATGCCGAGGCCCTGGCGGGCCGCCCGGTCGACCATGTCCTGAGCATCACCCGGTACGTCGAGCAGCACGTGCAGCCCGGCCGAGATACCAGCCAGCTGTACGCCGGGCGCCCGTACGCCGAGCAGCTCGACCAGGCGGTCGCGGCGACGGCGGTAGTGCAGCCGGGAGCGTCGTACGTGCCGGTCGTAGTGGCCCGACTCGATGTACTCGGCCAGGATCAGCTGGTCGAGCGTGGCCGTCTGCAGGTCCGCCGTACGCTTCGCCGCGAGCAGCGGCTCCATCAGCTGCTGCGGCACGACCATCCAGGCCAGCCGCAGCCCGGGCGCGAGGCTCTTGCTCGCCGTACCGGTGTAGACGACTCGCTCCGGGTCCAGCGTCTGCAGCGCGCCTACGGTCTGCCGGTCGTAGCGAAACTCGCCGTCGTAGTCGTCCTCGATCAGGACCGCGCCGGTTCTGCGGGCCCACTCCAAGGCGGCCGTACGTCGCTCGGCCACCATCGGTACGCCGGTCGGCATCTGGTGCGCCGGCGTGAGCAGCACAGCCTGGCCGGTCAGCTGGTCCGGCAGTACGCCGTACTCGTCGACCGGGACCGGTGCCGCGGTCAGGCCACGGGTGCGGATCACGTCCCAGTGCAGGCTGTAGCCGAACTCCTCCACGCCGATCGTCGTCGCCCCCTGGTTGCGGAGCGTCTCGCTGAGCAGGTTGAGCGCCTGGACGTAGCCGGAGCAGATCAGGATGCGCTCCGGGTCGGCGTGGACGCCGCGGGCCCGGGCCAGGTAGTCGGCGAGCATCCGGCGCAGCTCGGGGCGGCCGCGCGGGTCGCCGTACCCGAAGGCCTCGTTCGGGGCGGCCGACAGCGCCTTACGGGCGGCAGCGAGCCACTCGGTCCGCGGGAAGGTGGACACGTCGGGCGAGCCCGGCTGCAGGTTGTAGCGGAACCGGCGCGTGGGAGTCGGCTCGCTCGGGGCAGGCGGCGGGGTCACGCCGGGACGGCCTGCCACCACTGTGCCGGAGCCTTGGCGCGCGGTCAGCCAGCCCTCGGCGACCAGCTGGCCGTAGGCGTCCGCGACGGTGTTCCGGGCGATGCCCAGGTCCTTGGCGAGCGTCCGGGACGACGGCAGCCGGGTGCCGGGGACCAGCCGGCCGCTGCGGATCGAGGTGTGCAGGGCCGAGACCAGATCGGCCCGGCCACGGCTGCCCGTCAGGTCGAGGTGCAGATCGGCACCCGCCTCGGGATTGGCCCTTCCATCGGTCATGGAAGTGGACCATACTCCTGGGCCGGTTCGCGGCTAGCGTGGCGGTATGAGCACAACGACGAAGCGACGGGTCAAGGTGGCCTCGCTGGCCCCCGAGTTCTACCAGGCGATGATCGCGCTGGACGCGCAGTCCGCGACCGGTCTGGACCCTCTGCTGGCGCACCTGGTCCGGATCCGTGCCTCGCAGCTGAACGGCTGCGCCTACTGCCTGGACATGCACACCCTGGACGCCCGGCACGAGGGCGAGACCGAGCAGCGGCTGCACCTGCTCGCCGCGTGGCGCGAGGCCGGTAAGTTCTTCACCGCGAAGGAGCAGGCCGCGCTGGCGCTGACCGAGTCGATCACGCTGATCAGCGTCGACCACGTGCCGGACGCCGTGTACGACCTGGCCGCCGAGCAGTTCGACGACAAGGAGCTGGCGCAGCTGATCAGCCTGATCGTCTGCATCAACGCCTGGAACCGGATCGGCGTCACCAACCGCCTCGAGCCCGGCCACTACTCCCCGAGCTGAGGCAGCGATGAGCCAAGCGGAAACACTGCGGTCATTGCACCACGCCGACATCCCACTGCTGCTGCCGAACGCCTGGGACCCGGTCAGCGCGCGGATCGTCGCCGAAGCCGGCTACCCGGCGGTGGCGACCAGCAGCGGCGCGGCCGCCCGGGTGATCGGGTACGACGACGGCCAGCTCACTCCGCCGGGCGAGATGTTCGCTGTGGTCGCTCGGATGGTCCGGGCGGTCGACGTACCGGTGACCGCGGACATGGAGGCCGGGTACGGGCTGAGCCCGCGGGAGTTCGCGGAGCGGCTGCTGGAGACCGGTGCCGCGGGGTGCAACCTGGAGGACTCGACCGGGAGCGGGTTGACTGAGCAGGAGCGGCACGCGGAGTACTTGGCCGGCGTACGGGAGGTCGCGGGGGCCGACCTGGTCGTCAACGCCCGGATCGACTCGTTCCTGCACGGCGGGACGGTCGCCGACGCGATCGCTCGCGGCCGGGCGTACCGGAGGGCCGGTGCGGACTGCGTGTACCCGATCTTCGCGCCGGTGGAGTCGCTCGCCGAACTCAAGGACAGCGTCGGTGGGCCGCTCAATGCGCACGCGGCACCGAACGGCCCGACGGCCGCACAGCTGGTCGCAGCCGGCGCGACCCGGATCTCGTACGGCACCAGCTTGCACACCCACCTGATGGACAGCTTCCGGAAGCTGCTGCCCGAGCTCAGCTGAGCAGTCGCAGGGTCTCCTTGCGGCAGGTGGCCCAGGCGTCGTGCTTCGGGTCGATCAGCTCGAAGTGCCCGACGCCGGGCAGCTCGGTCAGGGTCACCACGCCGCCGGCCTTCTGCGCGGCGGCCAGGTAGCGCTGGCTCTGGTCGAGCGGCACCTGGCCGTCGCGAGTGCCGTGGACCAGGGCGACCGGGACCTTCAACGGCAGCTGCTCGTACGGCGAGGAGGCGGCGTACCGCTTCTTGTCCTCGGTCGGCGTGGCCCCCATCAGCTGCACGACCGCGTCACCGCCGACCTGCGCGTCGTACGCGTTGATGAGGTCGAGCACGCCGGCCTGGGACACCGCGCCCTTCAACATCACGCGGCCTGACCGAGCGGCGGCCCAGACGGCGAGATGGCCGCCGGCCGAGTGTCCTACGGCGACCACCCGATCGACAGCGATCCGCGGCTGATCGGCCAGCGCGTCGATGGCCGCGCCGACGTCGTCGAACGTCGCCGGCCAGCCACCGCCGTTGCCAACGCGCCGGTACTCGATCGCGTACCCCGCGACCCCGTTCTTCGCCAGGTCCTCGGCCAGCGGCGTAGCCAACTCCTTGCCGTACCCACTCATCCAGAACCCGCCGTGGATCACCACGACCGCCGGGACCTTCTCAGACCCCGGCGGGAGGAAGAGGTCAGCAACCTGCGACTCGTCGTCGCCGTACCGAATCTGCTGCGCGCCCTCGGCAGGCGCGGACGGATTCGAGCACCCGCTCAGCCCGGCCAGCAAGGCGGAGCCACCCACGAGCACGCGTCGTCTGCTGATCATGAGAAGTGCTTCGGCACCGCGACCAGCAGGGATGGGTGAGGATGGGACCCATGTACGTCGAACTGAACCACGTGATCCACGAGGGCATGGTCACGCTGCCGAACCTGCCCGGCCCCGAGCTCGGCCTGCACCTGACCCGGGAGGCATCCCGGGCGGTGTACTCCCAGGGCACCGAGTTCGAGATCGGCCGCGTCTCGCTGGTCGCGAACACCGGGACATACCTGGACAGCCCGTACCACCGCTATCCCGACGGGCATGACCTCACCGGCTTTCCGCTCGACCGGCTCGTCGACCTGCCCGCGGTCCTGGTGCGGGTGGACGCCGGCCGGTTCGGTGTCGACGCGGCCATGCTCGCGGCGTACGACGTCGCGGGCAAGGCGGTGCTGCTGCACACCGGCGACGACGCCCGCTTCGGCACGCCGCAGTACGTCGAGGACGCGCACTTCCTGACGCGCGACGGCGCCGAGCACCTGATCGGCGCGGGCGCCGTGCTGGTCGGGATCGACGCGGCGAACATCGACGACATGACCGATGGCACCCGCCCGGCGCACACGCTGCTGCTGGGCGCCGGGATGCCGATCGTCGAGCACCTCACCGGTCTGGAGCAGCTGCCGCCGACCGGTGCGACCTTCACCGCCACTCCCCCGCGGATCGCTGGGCTGGCCACCTTTCCGGTGCGGGCCTTCGCGAAGGTGCCGTCAGGTGAGGCCTAGGCGCAGGGCGTAGACCAGGGCCCAGTCCTGGTCGTTGGCCAGGGGGTCGGCGATGTGGGCGGGGAGGTTGTTGACCGCGCTGGGGTAGACGAATGCGCAGGTGGCCGAGCCGTCCGGGTGGAAGTTGGCCAGGTTGGCGCGGAGGATGGCCTCGCCTGCTGGGCGTAGCTCGTCGGTCGGCCAGGTCAGGTAGACCGCTGCGCTGAGCACGGACCAGTAGTGCGGGAAGACGTCGCCCCACAGTCGGAGCAGGCCGAACCAGTAGCCGTCCCAGTGGCGGATGGGGACGTGCCGCAGGCGCACGTCGGGCTGGTCGGCGGCGAACGCGGTCAGCCAGGGCAGACGACGGGTCAGCTCCTCCAGCGGCACCATGCCCTCCTCGTACGCCGCCAGTAGCAATTCCAGGAGCGGGGCGACCATCGACTGCTCGTAGTTGACCTCGTGTGGCGGCAGGTCGTCGCCGTACTCGATGAAGGCGGCCGCGTGCCGGCGCAGGTGTTCCCGCATCCGCGCGGCGGTCTCCGCAGAGGTCACGGCAGCCAGCGCACGCAGCAGCGGGCCTAGGTCGAAGGCGAGGAACTGATCGCCGCCCAGCGCGTAGTACCGGTCGAGGATGCGTACGGCGCCGTCGACGTCGCCCTGGCCGAGCAGGAAGCGGGCGAACCACGGGAAGTTGTAGAGCCGGGTCCGGCTCTCGTGCAGGCTGTCGTCGGCGACCGTGCCGTCCGCCGCGACCAGGTGCTCCATGACGAACTGCTGATAGCCGGCCAGGGCCTCGTCGAGCTCAGCACGAGAGCCCCAGCCGCGGTCGCGCGCCTCCTGCAGGAGCAGCGCGGTGCCGATCCGCTCCCGCGCGTCGGACCAGTCCCGCCAGCCGCCGGACAGCAGCCGCAGCCCTGTGCGGGCGTCGTACGGGACGAAGGAGAAGCGCCGGCTGTCGCTCAGCTCGACCGGGCGCTGGTGCTCCAAAGCAAAGGAGATGCGGCGCTCGACGATGTCGCGCAGCGGCTCGTGGAAGAGCAGGCCCACGCGCGATCGGACCTTGCCGTCGGTGACCTCGACATAGTGGACGCCCGGCTCAGCAGACGTGACCGTTGAAGGCCCGGTCACCCCGTCAGCAAGCGACAGCGACAGCGACGACCCGACCAGCCCAGCCAGCACAGGCGCAGAGACCTGCGGCTGCCAGCTACCCCGGAAGTCGGCCAGCGAGTCGAACCACTCCAGCTGCCAGGTCCACCGGTACGACTCGCCAGGAGCCAGCACCACAGGCTCCTGACCACCCTGAGCGTGCGGCGCCCGAGCATGGTCCGTGACGTGCAGGTAGAGGTGCCCACGGCTGTTGCTGCTGGTCTCCGTGTCCCGCGACTCGACCGAGTACGCCCACAGCTCGCCCTCGATCAGCCGCAGCCCCAGACCGGGCCCGCTGCCGTCCATCGGCTGCGCCCAGACCCAGGAGTCCGCGCCACCGGTCCACACGTGCGCGTGGACGGCGCCGCGCAGGCTCTCGCGGCTGGAGCTGTAGAGGTCGCGCCACGGCGTACTGACCGCGAGCGAGCCGACGTCCACCGAAGACCCGCTGGTGTTGCGCAGCTCGTACGTCTCCGTCCACCGCTCCCCGAACCGCCTGCCCACGCGCAGCTCCAACGGCCCGAAGCGGTACAGCAGGTCGATCCCACTCGACCGCCAGCGAGTAAAAGCAGGAGCGTCGAACCGATAGCTCCCCCGCGATGTGATCACGAACCCCTTGCCCCAGTGGTGCGTCGGGTCGTGCCAGGCGCCGTCCGAGAGCAGCATCGAGTGCCCGCGCACCGGGTGCTGCACGGCCGAGACCGCCCCGTCGTCGCCCACGTCGACCTGCCCGGCCCCGACCGCGAAAGTTTCCGGCATTTTCCCAACCTAGCGATGTCGAGAGCCGTCGGGCGGCTTCGTCCCCCTGATGTAAGCACTCAACGACGGACAAGGACTCACCACCATGAACCAGCACGAGATCGCCGAGATCCTGGCCAAGCCGTACGCGCAGGACCTGCTGTTCGCGGCCCAGCCCGCCCGCTTCTCCTACGTCGCCCTGAACGGCGAGCCGCGGGTGATCCCGATCGGCTTCCACTTCGACGGCGAGAAGCTGCAGACCTTCACCATCCCGAAGTCCGCCAAGGTCAAGGCGCTGGCCAAGAACCCGAAGGTCGCGCTGACGCTGGACACCAACGGCTTCCCGCCGAAGGTCCTGCTGATCCGCGGCACCACCGAGCTGAAGCTCGAGCAGGGCGTCCCCGAGGAGTACATCATCTCGGGCAAGAAGGTGATGACCGACGAGCAGCACGCCGGCTGGACCCAGGGCGTGAAGGACCTGTACGACGAGATGACCCGGATCACGATCACCCCGACCTGGGTCAAACTGCTCGACTTCGAGACCACGCTCCCCAAGGACGTCGAGGACCTGATCAGGGCCAAGCAGGGCTAGAGACCGTGCGCGCGGCGGATGACGTCGACCACGTCGGACATCATGCCGGTCAGGTCGTAGTCCTTCGGGGTGTAGACGGCGGCGACGCCTGCTGATTTCAGCGCGCGGGCGTCGCCGTCGGGCACGATGCCGCCGACCACGACCGGTACGTCGGACAGTCCGGCGTCGCGCAGGCCGGCGACGACCTGCGGGACCAGTTCCATGTGGGAGCCGGACAGGATCGACAGGCCGACGCAGTGCACGTCCTCGGCGACCGCGGCGGCGACGATCTGCTCGGGCGTCAGCCGGATCCCCTGGTAGATCACCTCGAACCCGACGTCACGAGCCCGTACGGCGACCTGCTCGGCGCCGTTCGAGTGGCCGTCCAGACCGGGCTTGCCGACCAGGAACCGCAGCCGCCCGCCCAGCTCATCAGCGGTCGCCGCGACCTTGGTCCGTACGGCGGCGATCTCGGCGCCCGCACCGGAGACCCCGACCGAGCCCGACACTCCGGTCGGCGCCCGGTACTCGCCGAACATCTCCCGCAGTACGCCGGACCACTCGCCCGTCGTCACCCCGGCCCGCACACAGGTCAGCGTCGCCGGCATCAGGTTGTCCGTCCCCTTGGCCGCCTCCCGCAGCGAGGCCAACGCCTCCTCGACCGCCGAAGGGTCGCGCAGAGAACGCCACTGCTCCAGCGACTTCAGCGCGGCCGCCTCGGCGCCGGGGTCCGCGGTCTGGATCGCGGTGTCCAGGTCGGCGGTCAGCGGCGACGGCTCGGTGTTCTCGAACTTGTTGACCCCGACCACCACGTGCTCACCGGACTCGATCCGCTGCCGCCGTTCGGCGTGCGACGCGACCAGCGCCTGCTTCAGGTACCCGGTCTCGACCGCCGCGATCGCTCCGCCCATCGCCTGGATCCGGTCGATCTCCTCGCGGGCGCCCTCGACCAGCTCGGCGACCTTCGCCTCGATCACGTGCGAGCCGTCGAAGATGTCCTCGTACTCCAGCAGGTCCGACTCGTACGCCAGCACCTGCTGCATCCGCAGCGACCACTGCTGGTCCCACGGCCGCGGCAGGCCGAGCGCCTCGTTCCAGGCCGGCAGCTGGACCGCACGGGCGCGCGCGTTCTTCGACAGCGTCACGCCGAGCATCTCCAGCACGATCCGCTGCACGTTGTTCTCCGGCTGCGCCTCGGTCAGGCCGAGCGAGTTCACCTGAACGCCGTACCGCAGCCGACGGGCCTTGGCGTCGGTCACGCCGTACCGGTTCCGGCAGATCTCGTCCCACAGCCGCACGAAGGCCCGCATCTTGCAGGTCTCCTCGATGAACCGGACGCCGGCGTTGACGAAGAACGAGATCCGCTGCACCACGTCGCCGAACCGCTCCGCCGGCACCTGACCGCCGTCGCGGACACGATCCAGTACGGCGACCGCCGTCGACAGCGCGAACGCCAGCTCCTGCACCGGCGTCGCGCCGGCCTCCTGGAGGTGGTAGCTGCAGATGTTGATCGGGTTCCACTGCGGGACGTTGGTGACCGTGTACGCGATCAGGTCCGTGGTCAGCCGCAGCGACGCGTCCGGCGGGAACGCGTAGGTCCCGCGGGACAGGTACTCCTTCACGATGTCGTTCTGCGTCGTCCCGGTCAGCTCGTCCGGCGTCGCGCCCTGCTCCTGCGCGGCGACCTGGTAGAGCGCGAGCAGCCACATCGCGGTCGCGTTGATCGTCATCGAGGTGTTCATCTGCGCGAGCGGGATCGCGTCGAACAGCGCCCGGACGTCGCCCAGGTGCGCGACCGGTACGCCGACCTTGCCGACCTCGCCCTTGGCCAGCACGTGGTCCGGGTCGTAGCCGGTCTGCGTGGGCAGGTCGAAGGCGACCGAGAGCCCGGTCTGGCCCTTGGCCAGGTTGCGCCGGAACAGCGCGTTGGACTCGGCCGCCGACGAGTGGCCGGCGTACGTGCGCATCACCCAGGGTCGGTCCTTCGCGGTCATGTACCCGAGAGTAGGACTGTGTGCCCTTGTGAGTCCGCAGCTCGTGACGGGTGTCACCAGGGGCTTAGATCACAGGCACGAGCTCTGGGCAGGGCTGCGCGACGCGGGGAAGACTTGGGGTGATCTCCGCGCGGGACCGCCGGTCGTCCGCCTACGCGGAGATCGGGAGTGGCGTCCTCTCGACCGCGAGGATCCGGTGCAGCCGGGTGACCGCGAGGATCCGGACCACCGAGGGAACCGGGTGCCGCAGGACGAGGCGCCGCCCGAGCAGCTGGGTCCGGCGGTGGGTGGCGACCAGCAGCCCGAGCCCGGTGGCGTCGAGCGCTTCGACCGCCTCCAGGTCGACCACCACGTCGCCGTCGGTGCGGTCTATCAGGTCGTTGAGCAGCTGGCGGACGTCGCCCACCGAGCGGACGTCGAGCAGCCCGGCGAGGCGGACCACGTTGTTGTCGTTGACGGAACCTGCGATTGGGGTCGGTGCGAGCATGTCCGTGCCCTCCGCTCTTCCGGCAGCCCCCGAGGCCGCACTGCAGCGTGTGTTGGTAAAGACTCCCCGGGGACCCGGAAGGTTGCCAAGACCTCAGGACCTTTTCATTCGCGCGACAATGGTGTCCGTGTTCGCCGACAAGTACTTCCTGTTCCCGGTGGTGGCCATCGCGCTGACCGGGGTGATGGTGCTGTTGTGCCGCTGGGCCTTCTCTCGGCCCAAAGGGGGCTCGTTGGTGCGCCGTACTGATTACTCCGCGACCGAAAAGGACAAGTTCGGTCTTCTCGTCGACGTGAAGACCACCGGTTCGTACAACGAGGCCAGAGTCGCGGTCTCCACCCTGAGAGATCTCGGCATCAAGGCCACCGCCGCCCGGACCAACGACGGGTGGACGGTCTACGTCTGGCCGAAGGACGAGGGGCCCGCCCGAGGCTTCCTCAACAACTAGCAGAAGTCTTCTGAGAAGGGTGCTGACGACATCGGGCAAGAACAGGGTGGACCGTGCCCGTCGTCCCGCTCCGGGGGTGTCGAGGCCGGTCGAGTGAGGAGCTCGATGACCCCCGACCTCGCGCTGGCGACCGTCGCGTTGCCAGGCCGTCCGGCGGCCGTCCGGGCCCCAGTGGTCCCCGACGAGGACGCACGGCTCCTGGAGTCGACCGTGCGCAGCCCCGATCGGTTCACGCTGATCTTCGACAAGTACTTCCCCCAGGTGCACGCGTACGTCGCCCGCCGGCTCGGTCCGGACCTGGCCGACGACCTGTCCTCGGAGACCTTCCTGATCGCGTTCCGGCAGCGGGACCGGTTCGACAGCCGCAGCGGCGTTGTCCGGGCCTGGCTGTACGGCATAGCCACCAACCTGATCCGCCGGCACCGGCGTGACGAGGTCCGGGCCTGGCGGGCGACGGCCAAGCTGCCGCCGCCTCTACCGACCGGCGGGCACGAGGAGCGGGTGGCCGCGCAGGTCACTGCGGAGCAGGCCGGCCGCCAGCTGGCCGCTGGGCTCGCGAAGGTGTCCAGCAAGGATCGTGAGGTGCTGATGCTGGTCGCCCTCGGCGGGCTGAGCTACGACGAGGTCGCTGCCGCCCTGGGGATCGCCTACGGCACGGTCTGCTCGCGACTGTCGCGCGCCCGACGCGTCGTACGGGAGCATCTCGGCGATACCGACCCGACCAAGCTGGAGGAGGACTGAGATGGACGACCTCGACAAGCTCCGCTCGGCCTTCCCCGAGCCGCCCGGTCCGACGCCTGAGGCGACGGCGAAGGCCCGGCGTGAGCTGGAGGCGCTGGTCAGGGCCGAGGCGACTCCGCCGAGCAGGGCCACCCGCTGGTACGCCGCGGCGCGCTCCGGGCGGGTTGGCATCGTGCTGACCGCTACTGCGGCCACGGTGGCCCTGGCTGCGCTGGCGACGCCTGTGCTGCTCTCCCCCGGCTCTGGCCCGGACGCTGCACCAGTGCCCGGTACGACGTCGGTGCCGCAGCTGCGGACGGCCAGCCAGGTGCTGCTGGACCTCGCGGTGAAGCAGGAGCTGAACGAGAAGGTCTCCGGCAAGTACTTCCGGGTCCGGAGCCTGCAGCTGCGTGGAACGACGACGGTCGGCAAACCGGCGTACAAGCTCGAGCGGCGCAACATCACCGAGAGCTGGATGCCGATGAAGCAGGACGTCGAGTCCTGGTTCGGCTGGGTCGACCTGGGCGCTCGGCCGGCCACTCCGGCGGACACCGCCCAGTGGAAGGCGCAGGGGTCCCCGAAGTCGTGGCAGCTGTCGTACGAGGTCGACCCGGTGACGATGGCGCCGGGTGAGCCGGTCGTGAACGAGATGACCTTCGACGACGTACCGCCGGGGTACTACCTCAGCGGGATCAAGCCGGTCACCGCGCAGCAGATCCAGGCCCTGCCGACCGATCCGGAGAAGCTGCGCGCGGTGCTCGCCGCCGACGCCCAGCCGGGAGCGACCGACAGCGAGATCGACTACCAGGTGTTCAGCGCGGCCGGGCGGCTGCTGTTCGAGATGCCGTCGCCGCCGAAGCTGCGCGGCGCCGCCCTGCGGGTGCTGTCGATGCTGCCCGGGACGGAGCTCGAGGTGAACGTGAAGGACCCGATCGGCCGGACCGGTACGGCGTTCAGCTACGACTGGAACCGCCTCGGCGCCAAGCCCGGCACAAAGCCCGGCGCCGAGCCCACGATGCTCAACGACGGCCGCACCCGGTACGTCGTCGACACCACCACCGGCCGCCTGCTCAGCTCGGAGTCCATCGGCCCGAAGACCGGCGCCAGCGTCGTCCTCGAGTCCGGCTGGACCGACGAGAAACCTTCTCCGCCCTCCAAAGCCATTCGCTGACTTCACTTCTCAGTAGTTCCCACCGATCCGGTCGGAACTACGCTTCGCCCTGCCCTCCAACCGCCCATCCGAGAGATGAACCTTGTCCCGCTTCCGCCCCCGGCTGCTGGCCCCGGCCCTCGCCGTCGTACTCGTCGCCGCCTGGGTCGTCCCCGCAGCCGGCGACCAACCCACCACTCCAACACCGAGCGGCCCGAAGCCCGTCACCGTCACGCTCATCACCGGCGACCAGGTGATCACCCGGACGACCCAGGACGGCGCGCTCGGCACCGAGGTCCGCCCGGGACCGGCCG
The Kribbella italica DNA segment above includes these coding regions:
- a CDS encoding carboxymuconolactone decarboxylase family protein; this translates as MSTTTKRRVKVASLAPEFYQAMIALDAQSATGLDPLLAHLVRIRASQLNGCAYCLDMHTLDARHEGETEQRLHLLAAWREAGKFFTAKEQAALALTESITLISVDHVPDAVYDLAAEQFDDKELAQLISLIVCINAWNRIGVTNRLEPGHYSPS
- a CDS encoding esterase-like activity of phytase family protein is translated as MRWKSTLSTAVVLASLATPLTAAATATGHPGHGGNCSRDARFLGFTDSLDKTTYAGQKVSGLSALNVTRPGHAVALVDNVQTSPARVFDLRISGRPTVSVDGMTILKRPDGTPYTGADFDGEGLVVERGARTILATSEREPTIRRFRLSDGQETASLPVPARFQVAPAGQATGNATLESLAVSPDGFSLYAGMEGPLSPDGADAAGRNNNRIIRYAGWPGHGYKPVAQLAYKTDPGLSLVELAVVGRNQLVSMERTFVAGVGNTIRVFSVSTKRAPDVSKRESIATAPAKDFVQKKLLFDLVDCPPSGAVAKQPQPNPLLDNVEALALGGYLPGGRRQLFLLSDDNDGATQITRLYSLAVDLH
- a CDS encoding isocitrate lyase/PEP mutase family protein, which codes for MSQAETLRSLHHADIPLLLPNAWDPVSARIVAEAGYPAVATSSGAAARVIGYDDGQLTPPGEMFAVVARMVRAVDVPVTADMEAGYGLSPREFAERLLETGAAGCNLEDSTGSGLTEQERHAEYLAGVREVAGADLVVNARIDSFLHGGTVADAIARGRAYRRAGADCVYPIFAPVESLAELKDSVGGPLNAHAAPNGPTAAQLVAAGATRISYGTSLHTHLMDSFRKLLPELS
- a CDS encoding FAD-dependent oxidoreductase, encoding MRVIVVGAGVIGLSSAVRLAEAGYDVGVFARDLPLETTSAVAAAIWYPFLSAPAERVAGWARTTYGELVELARNEPSVQLRRGQEYLTQSTPVPGWADVLTDFERVGVPPKGFKDGWSFTTPVVEMPLYLQYLVKRLEAAGGSLTRAALSALPNTADVVVNCAGLGSRLTAGDPTVTPVRGQVLTVEQFGLTEWLLADESPTDLTYVVPRSKDIVIGGTSQPDSWDLAVRPDTAEAILDRAAVHIPQLKQAKIIKHRVGLRPARPAVRCESVRVGDQTVVHCYGHGGSGVTLSWGCADEVLALVKNA
- a CDS encoding pyridoxamine 5'-phosphate oxidase family protein, yielding MNQHEIAEILAKPYAQDLLFAAQPARFSYVALNGEPRVIPIGFHFDGEKLQTFTIPKSAKVKALAKNPKVALTLDTNGFPPKVLLIRGTTELKLEQGVPEEYIISGKKVMTDEQHAGWTQGVKDLYDEMTRITITPTWVKLLDFETTLPKDVEDLIRAKQG
- a CDS encoding PLP-dependent aminotransferase family protein, yielding MTDGRANPEAGADLHLDLTGSRGRADLVSALHTSIRSGRLVPGTRLPSSRTLAKDLGIARNTVADAYGQLVAEGWLTARQGSGTVVAGRPGVTPPPAPSEPTPTRRFRYNLQPGSPDVSTFPRTEWLAAARKALSAAPNEAFGYGDPRGRPELRRMLADYLARARGVHADPERILICSGYVQALNLLSETLRNQGATTIGVEEFGYSLHWDVIRTRGLTAAPVPVDEYGVLPDQLTGQAVLLTPAHQMPTGVPMVAERRTAALEWARRTGAVLIEDDYDGEFRYDRQTVGALQTLDPERVVYTGTASKSLAPGLRLAWMVVPQQLMEPLLAAKRTADLQTATLDQLILAEYIESGHYDRHVRRSRLHYRRRRDRLVELLGVRAPGVQLAGISAGLHVLLDVPGDAQDMVDRAARQGLGIANLNAYHFHGNSTRQALVVGYGTPPDHSYSGALDLLCQVLGVLD
- a CDS encoding alpha/beta hydrolase family protein is translated as MISRRRVLVGGSALLAGLSGCSNPSAPAEGAQQIRYGDDESQVADLFLPPGSEKVPAVVVIHGGFWMSGYGKELATPLAEDLAKNGVAGYAIEYRRVGNGGGWPATFDDVGAAIDALADQPRIAVDRVVAVGHSAGGHLAVWAAARSGRVMLKGAVSQAGVLDLINAYDAQVGGDAVVQLMGATPTEDKKRYAASSPYEQLPLKVPVALVHGTRDGQVPLDQSQRYLAAAQKAGGVVTLTELPGVGHFELIDPKHDAWATCRKETLRLLS
- a CDS encoding cyclase family protein, with translation MYVELNHVIHEGMVTLPNLPGPELGLHLTREASRAVYSQGTEFEIGRVSLVANTGTYLDSPYHRYPDGHDLTGFPLDRLVDLPAVLVRVDAGRFGVDAAMLAAYDVAGKAVLLHTGDDARFGTPQYVEDAHFLTRDGAEHLIGAGAVLVGIDAANIDDMTDGTRPAHTLLLGAGMPIVEHLTGLEQLPPTGATFTATPPRIAGLATFPVRAFAKVPSGEA